The Diabrotica undecimpunctata isolate CICGRU unplaced genomic scaffold, icDiaUnde3 ctg00001236.1, whole genome shotgun sequence genomic interval AAGTGTCAATATCTTTTATTGTACTGCGAATTTAATTTTAGAAAGAAGCAAGAAGCACATTTGCAATACCTCCTAATGTTTTACTTGAAGAGGATGAACTCAAAGTGGAATCAAccacagaagaagaaataaagactTTGAAAAATGACTTAGAAGAACTAACGAAGACACTCATTCAAGTAAGATTTAGTATTAGTTGCTGTATTTTGTTTCCTACAGCATCTTTTGTCATAATTTgtgtttttcatattattttcagGAAAAAGTGTTCTTGGCGAAATGTAACAAAATGAAAGAAGCTTATGACAATAATGTTAACACTATCTACAAGAAAATAGGTGGCATTTTGAAAATAGCTAAGAATAACTTAAAAGACTCTTCATCAATACAGGATACCAAACTAAGGGAAGTTTATTACACGAAAGTACAACCATTTATAGGCACAAAACACAGTGAAGAAGACGATGTTAAAAAAATTGACTTTTTTGATTAAAACTTAGGTTTTATATATCTAGATAAGTAACTATATTTTATATTGTGACATATATACTGTATTTTGTGGATATTTTAACATTATAATCAAATAAAAcgcattttattaaaaacaatatttattattaatctgaTTCTACTTCAACTTCCTCTGTTTCTAATTCCTTATCCCAATCTTTCATTTTTGCTCCCATCATAAAATCTTCCTTCAGAACGCTCCAAGTAACATCATTGCTTGCATTCTTTCTACTCTCtcgtttttcttcctttttttctgCTACATCCACATTAGTGTCCAATTTCTGTGATTTCTCACCCATAAGAACATCCAAAAATGCTCTTTTATCTATGTTTTTCAATACTTTTTCTTTCCTTACTTCAAGAGGTCCAGcttcttccaattttttcgtaATATCTTTCTGCTGTGATTTTACCGCATTAAACAACTGAACCACACCTTTTGTTGCTATTTTTTGTAGAAGACGTTCACGATCTTTTTCTAGGATATTTGGTTTTACACGTAGTTTTGGTGTTTCTTTTCTCTAAAACATAAAAATGACTTTAAATTTAACTACCATTCTCcacaaaaataattattcttaATAATGCTTACCTTTTTTCTCACTGGTTCTAACACTTCTGATTTGACATCTTCAGATAATTCTTCCTCTTCTTTAACCGGAACTGCACCATCTTCACCAGCAATCTCAAAACCAAGAGGCTCCTTTTTCGCTTTTTTAACATCTGTAAGTTTTTTGGCCTTTGAAAGTACTAAACTTTTGCTCTTTGCCTTTGgtttttgctttaatatttttgaaattgcaTCCGCCCAACCAGTGTTGGCTAGATCATTGTCTTCACCTTCTGAATTATTGGAATCTCGATCTGATTCTTCACTTACATTATCATCTGATGAattatctaaaaatatatatacatgtaatagATTGTAAAAAGGGTTCGATTGCTAAAAGGTGGTCAGGGAGAACATCAGAAAAATAGGATTGTCTGATTGGAGAGGAAAGGTAAAAACCAgatgttaattaattttattcattcAGCATAGAAATGAAACAAAATTATAGTAAAGTGCTTTTACATTTTGTATAACTGCATtatggtatgtttaaaaatatataaaaaccttCAAGTTCCTGAGTTT includes:
- the LOC140431956 gene encoding RRP15-like protein, producing MTIMDSTKTQELEDNSSDDNVSEESDRDSNNSEGEDNDLANTGWADAISKILKQKPKAKSKSLVLSKAKKLTDVKKAKKEPLGFEIAGEDGAVPVKEEEELSEDVKSEVLEPVRKKRKETPKLRVKPNILEKDRERLLQKIATKGVVQLFNAVKSQQKDITKKLEEAGPLEVRKEKVLKNIDKRAFLDVLMGEKSQKLDTNVDVAEKKEEKRESRKNASNDVTWSVLKEDFMMGAKMKDWDKELETEEVEVESD
- the LOC140431957 gene encoding uncharacterized protein; translation: MVGSSETIHKDLLRSRIDQLYGFYMESAKKALCKFEKEARSTFAIPPNVLLEEDELKVESTTEEEIKTLKNDLEELTKTLIQEKVFLAKCNKMKEAYDNNVNTIYKKIGGILKIAKNNLKDSSSIQDTKLREVYYTKVQPFIGTKHSEEDDVKKIDFFD